The following coding sequences are from one Paracoccus alcaliphilus window:
- a CDS encoding TetR/AcrR family transcriptional regulator translates to MPSATRPGSNICSDAIEAMTSLMDRTGQVPSLAELAKSMSVGEDALRRIFRDEGHLLMVVAENAMILLHDECTRAVVAADAGDPIAQFSALADAYVEWSHNNPREFRFIGSMPAGQFEGNETLTRYEQSIHEVMLRMLARAQSAGAIAEDEDLQLLVAIAHTYAYGVASKMLLGDLARWTPGLSDRDAARAILHGLIERVLR, encoded by the coding sequence CTGATGGACAGGACGGGGCAGGTGCCCAGCCTGGCAGAGCTGGCAAAATCCATGTCGGTCGGCGAAGATGCCCTGCGACGGATTTTCCGCGACGAGGGTCATCTGCTGATGGTGGTGGCCGAGAATGCGATGATCCTGCTGCATGACGAATGCACGCGCGCGGTCGTCGCGGCCGATGCGGGCGACCCGATCGCGCAGTTTTCGGCGCTGGCCGACGCCTATGTCGAGTGGTCCCATAACAACCCCCGAGAGTTCCGCTTCATCGGCTCGATGCCCGCCGGCCAGTTCGAGGGAAACGAGACGCTGACGCGGTATGAGCAATCCATCCACGAGGTGATGCTGCGGATGCTGGCGCGCGCTCAATCCGCCGGCGCGATCGCCGAGGACGAGGATCTGCAACTGCTGGTCGCCATCGCCCACACCTATGCCTATGGCGTGGCCAGCAAGATGCTGCTGGGCGATCTGGCAAGATGGACACCGGGCCTCTCGGACCGCGACGCCGCCCGCGCGATCCTGCACGGTCTGATCGAACGGGTGCTGCGATAG
- a CDS encoding RSP_2648 family PIN domain-containing protein, whose translation MRAVLDANVLFPTILREILTDVAAAGVYQPLWSPRILDEWRHVAARSGPDIASVAGAEIALLQDRFPDACVDPAGIVLGLDLPDPADAHVVEAALAGRAGLIVTANLRDFPRGLMAGLGLRAVHPDAFLLDLDPAAVRHAAQKARDKAARLGGEMDLTGMLKKARLPRLARALKG comes from the coding sequence ATGAGGGCGGTTCTGGACGCCAATGTCCTGTTCCCAACCATCCTGCGAGAGATCCTGACCGATGTCGCGGCGGCGGGAGTGTATCAGCCGCTGTGGTCGCCGCGCATTTTGGACGAGTGGCGTCATGTCGCGGCCCGTTCCGGCCCCGATATCGCATCGGTCGCGGGGGCCGAGATCGCGCTGTTGCAGGACCGTTTTCCCGATGCCTGTGTCGATCCGGCGGGCATCGTGCTGGGCCTGGATCTGCCCGATCCGGCGGATGCGCATGTGGTCGAGGCGGCGCTGGCGGGCCGCGCCGGGCTGATCGTCACCGCCAATCTGCGCGACTTTCCGCGCGGGCTGATGGCCGGGTTGGGGCTGAGGGCGGTTCATCCCGATGCTTTCCTGCTGGATCTGGACCCGGCAGCCGTCCGTCACGCGGCGCAGAAGGCGCGTGACAAGGCGGCGCGGCTGGGCGGCGAGATGGATCTGACCGGCATGCTGAAAAAGGCGCGACTGCCCAGATTGGCGCGCGCGCTGAAGGGGTAG
- a CDS encoding sugar-binding transcriptional regulator, with translation MSNQGRKLEQAARAAWLSHVAGRTQDEIAGLMGISRQTAQRLIAQAMAEGLVKIRIDHPFAHCLDLARDLSARWNLRLCEIAPADAPESGVAHLLADEMERWLRRPEPLTLAIGTGRTLRAALAELPHIDCPRHRIVSLTGNIAPDGSTAYYNVLFSLSELVTARSFPLPLPVIAPSSAERAAITGQPGIRRVIEMSALAEVAFVGIGTLDRNAALMKDGFLSADELAALVHAGGVGEITGWVYDASGRLIEGQSNDRVASAPIPPRDRTLVVGAAFGTQKLPAIRAALRGGLISGLITDATTGAALLE, from the coding sequence ATGTCAAATCAGGGACGCAAACTGGAACAGGCGGCACGGGCGGCGTGGCTGTCGCATGTCGCGGGCAGAACCCAGGACGAAATCGCCGGGCTGATGGGCATTTCGCGCCAGACAGCACAGCGTCTGATCGCGCAGGCCATGGCCGAGGGGCTGGTCAAGATCCGCATCGATCACCCCTTTGCCCATTGCCTCGATCTGGCGCGCGACCTCTCGGCCCGCTGGAACCTGCGCCTGTGCGAGATCGCCCCCGCCGACGCCCCCGAATCCGGCGTCGCCCATCTGCTGGCCGATGAAATGGAGCGCTGGCTGCGCAGGCCAGAGCCGCTGACGCTGGCCATTGGCACCGGGCGCACGCTTCGCGCCGCGCTGGCCGAGCTGCCGCATATCGACTGCCCCCGGCACCGGATCGTATCGCTGACCGGCAACATCGCGCCCGATGGCTCGACCGCCTATTACAACGTGCTGTTTTCGCTGTCGGAACTGGTTACCGCCCGCAGCTTTCCGCTGCCTTTGCCGGTAATCGCCCCTTCCTCTGCGGAACGCGCCGCCATCACCGGTCAGCCCGGCATCCGCCGCGTGATCGAAATGTCGGCGCTGGCCGAGGTCGCCTTTGTCGGCATCGGCACGCTGGACCGGAATGCGGCGCTGATGAAGGACGGATTTCTGAGCGCCGACGAACTGGCCGCGCTGGTCCATGCAGGCGGCGTGGGCGAGATCACCGGCTGGGTCTATGACGCCTCGGGGCGGCTGATCGAGGGGCAAAGCAATGACCGCGTGGCCTCGGCCCCGATCCCGCCGCGAGACAGAACGCTGGTCGTCGGCGCCGCCTTCGGCACGCAGAAACTGCCCGCCATCCGCGCCGCCTTGCGGGGCGGCCTGATCAGCGGACTGATCACCGACGCCACCACCGGCGCCGCGCTGCTGGAATAG
- a CDS encoding RSP_2647 family RNA methyltransferase, whose protein sequence is MSELPVIRLRPKSKPQAIRHGFPWVFADEVVLDRRTRGLPPGSFAMLEDAERRPLGLVTVNPLSKIVARMMDMDEGARIDGDWLRARIGRALAMRQRLYDAPFYRLVHAEADGLPGLVIDRFGDAAVIQPNAAWADGMAEEIAGALADITGVGTVILNGQGRARGLEGLGERMEVLRGQAPAGPVQVAMNGATYLADLMGGQKTGLFYDQRPNQAFAQRLAKGARVLDVFSHVGGFGLAALAAGAEHATCVDGSAAALELAAGGAQAMGVGARLAVMRSDAFGAMEELAGEGRRFDLVVCDPPAFAPSKPALEAGLRAYERVAKLAAPLVAPGGYLALCSCSHSADLSAFRNVSARGIGRGGRRGVLIHSGQAGPDHPTLPQLAETGYLKALFFRLDG, encoded by the coding sequence ATGAGCGAATTGCCCGTTATCCGTCTGCGTCCGAAATCGAAGCCGCAGGCGATCCGTCACGGCTTTCCCTGGGTCTTTGCCGATGAGGTGGTGCTGGACCGGCGGACGCGCGGGCTGCCGCCGGGCAGTTTCGCCATGCTGGAGGATGCGGAGCGCAGGCCGCTGGGGCTGGTCACGGTCAATCCGCTGTCGAAGATCGTCGCGCGGATGATGGATATGGACGAGGGCGCGCGGATTGATGGCGATTGGCTGCGGGCGCGGATCGGGCGGGCGCTGGCGATGCGGCAGCGGCTGTATGATGCGCCCTTCTATCGGCTGGTGCATGCCGAGGCGGATGGATTGCCGGGGCTGGTGATCGACCGTTTCGGCGATGCGGCCGTAATCCAGCCCAATGCGGCATGGGCCGATGGAATGGCCGAGGAGATTGCCGGGGCGCTGGCCGATATCACCGGGGTCGGGACGGTGATCCTGAACGGGCAGGGGCGGGCGCGCGGGCTGGAAGGGCTGGGCGAGCGGATGGAGGTTCTGCGCGGGCAGGCCCCTGCGGGACCGGTGCAGGTCGCGATGAATGGCGCGACCTATCTGGCCGATCTGATGGGTGGGCAGAAAACCGGGCTGTTCTATGACCAGCGGCCGAACCAGGCATTTGCGCAGCGTCTGGCGAAGGGTGCGCGGGTGCTGGATGTGTTCAGCCATGTGGGCGGCTTCGGGCTGGCCGCGCTGGCGGCGGGGGCAGAGCATGCGACCTGTGTCGATGGCAGCGCCGCCGCGCTGGAACTGGCCGCCGGGGGCGCGCAGGCGATGGGGGTGGGCGCGCGACTGGCGGTGATGCGCTCGGACGCCTTTGGCGCGATGGAGGAACTGGCGGGCGAGGGTCGCCGCTTTGATCTGGTTGTCTGCGATCCGCCTGCTTTCGCGCCTTCGAAACCGGCACTGGAGGCGGGGTTGCGGGCCTATGAGCGGGTGGCAAAGCTGGCCGCGCCGCTGGTGGCGCCGGGGGGCTATCTGGCGCTGTGCAGTTGCAGCCATTCCGCCGATCTGAGCGCGTTCCGCAACGTCAGCGCGCGCGGGATCGGGCGTGGCGGGCGGCGCGGGGTGCTGATCCACAGCGGGCAGGCCGGCCCGGACCATCCCACCCTGCCGCAACTGGCCGAGACCGGATATCTCAAGGCGCTGTTCTTCCGGCTGGACGGATGA
- a CDS encoding DUF1127 domain-containing protein gives MAQNSLAAAHPATRPGILPRKGWRARLLTMLDLRRSRLDLEHLEDSRLGDIGLTRDQARAEAGRPVWDVPANWRR, from the coding sequence ATGGCACAGAATTCCCTTGCCGCCGCACATCCCGCGACCCGTCCGGGTATCCTGCCGCGCAAAGGCTGGCGCGCGCGCCTGCTGACCATGCTGGATCTGCGGCGCAGCCGTCTCGATCTGGAACATCTCGAAGACAGCCGGCTCGGCGACATCGGCCTGACCCGCGACCAAGCCCGGGCCGAGGCCGGACGCCCCGTCTGGGACGTGCCCGCCAACTGGCGCCGCTGA
- the zwf gene encoding glucose-6-phosphate dehydrogenase → MVSRVIPVEDFDLVIFGATGDLAHRKILPGLFKRYVAGQVPESAQIIGAARTEQDDAAFRDMAAAAIAEFGGVARDDPQLKDFLRHLSYVAIDAQGEGGWSALKGKMRGGVVQAFYFSVAPALFGDIAERLAGHGIADADSRIVVEKPFGRDLSSAKALNQTLAQHFDEHQIYRIDHYLGKETVQNLMAVRFANVLFEPLWNAQFIDHVQITVAETVGVAGRGSYYDKSGAIRDMVQNHMMQLLCLIAMEPPYHFDPDAVRDEKLKVIRALEPLAPGDIVRGQYQADGDEPGYPQDAGDGHSRTESYVAMKVRISNWRWQGTPFYLRTGKKLRARTSEIAITFKEPPHSIFDDSGTPKANELVIRLQPNEGMNLKVMIKEPGPGGMRLVQVPLDMSFADALGPDGQDMPDAYERLIMDVIRGNQTLFMRGDEVEAAWAWTDPIIAAWEEGKQRPEPYDAGSSGPEEALRLMHRDNRRWREIRA, encoded by the coding sequence ATGGTCTCTCGTGTGATCCCGGTCGAAGATTTCGACCTTGTGATCTTTGGCGCAACCGGAGATCTGGCGCATCGCAAGATCCTTCCGGGGCTGTTCAAACGCTATGTCGCGGGGCAGGTGCCCGAATCGGCACAGATCATCGGCGCCGCCCGGACCGAACAGGATGATGCGGCCTTTCGCGACATGGCGGCGGCGGCGATTGCGGAATTCGGCGGCGTGGCCCGCGACGATCCGCAACTGAAGGATTTCCTGCGCCATCTGAGCTATGTCGCGATCGACGCGCAGGGCGAGGGCGGCTGGTCCGCGCTGAAGGGCAAGATGCGCGGCGGCGTGGTGCAGGCGTTCTATTTCTCGGTCGCGCCGGCGCTGTTCGGGGATATTGCGGAACGGCTGGCCGGGCACGGGATCGCCGATGCCGACAGCCGCATCGTGGTGGAAAAGCCCTTTGGCCGCGATCTGTCCAGCGCCAAGGCCCTGAACCAGACGCTGGCGCAGCATTTCGACGAACATCAGATCTATCGCATCGACCATTATCTGGGCAAGGAGACCGTCCAGAACCTGATGGCCGTGCGCTTTGCCAATGTCCTGTTCGAGCCGTTGTGGAACGCGCAATTCATCGACCATGTGCAGATCACCGTGGCCGAGACCGTGGGCGTGGCCGGGCGCGGCAGCTATTACGACAAGTCCGGCGCGATCCGCGACATGGTGCAGAATCACATGATGCAGCTTCTGTGCCTGATCGCGATGGAACCGCCCTATCACTTCGATCCCGACGCCGTGCGCGATGAAAAGCTGAAGGTGATCCGTGCGCTGGAGCCGCTGGCGCCGGGCGATATCGTGCGCGGCCAGTATCAGGCCGACGGGGACGAGCCGGGCTATCCGCAGGACGCGGGAGACGGCCATTCGCGGACCGAAAGCTATGTCGCGATGAAGGTGCGGATTTCCAACTGGCGCTGGCAGGGCACGCCCTTCTATCTGCGCACCGGCAAGAAACTGCGGGCACGGACCAGCGAGATCGCCATCACCTTCAAGGAGCCGCCGCATTCGATCTTTGACGACAGCGGCACGCCCAAGGCCAATGAGCTTGTCATCCGGTTGCAGCCGAACGAAGGTATGAACCTGAAGGTGATGATCAAGGAACCGGGTCCGGGGGGGATGCGTCTGGTGCAGGTGCCGCTGGATATGTCATTCGCCGATGCGCTGGGGCCGGATGGGCAGGACATGCCGGACGCCTATGAGCGGCTGATCATGGATGTGATCCGGGGCAACCAGACCCTGTTCATGCGCGGCGACGAGGTCGAGGCCGCATGGGCCTGGACCGATCCCATCATCGCCGCCTGGGAAGAGGGCAAACAGCGCCCCGAACCTTACGATGCGGGCTCTTCCGGGCCCGAAGAGGCGCTGCGCCTGATGCATCGCGACAACCGCCGATGGAGGGAGATCCGCGCATGA
- a CDS encoding LysR family transcriptional regulator: MRNLDIATIRSLQAVAEYGSVTRAAEALNMTQSALSMQMKRLEELFGEAMLIKQGRGVIVSDFATEMLIEGRKLVALNDAILARFTDARPEGRLRVGLTSDWLFAKVAQAVRDFRQNNPRVALIINDARSKDLREQMKRGEHDVILTTEFEAPPGAIHLAKVDLAWFGAIGGQAWTQRPLPIANSPHCAYYSIGMAALDRAGIEWAQGVAEGGSDTWKVSAAADLGITILPRGISQSGLAPVDHGGALPPLPPTWLNVYVADGPARREAADFAGYLRRAVCEVAAAA; encoded by the coding sequence ATGCGAAATCTCGATATCGCGACGATCCGGTCGTTGCAGGCGGTGGCCGAATATGGCTCGGTCACCCGCGCGGCCGAGGCGCTGAACATGACGCAAAGCGCGCTGTCGATGCAGATGAAGCGGCTGGAGGAGCTGTTCGGCGAGGCGATGCTGATCAAGCAGGGGCGCGGCGTGATCGTCTCGGATTTCGCCACCGAGATGCTGATCGAGGGGCGCAAGCTGGTGGCGCTGAACGATGCGATTCTGGCGCGGTTTACCGATGCCCGGCCCGAGGGACGGCTGCGTGTCGGGCTGACCAGCGACTGGCTGTTTGCCAAGGTGGCGCAGGCGGTCCGGGATTTCCGCCAGAACAATCCCCGAGTTGCGCTGATCATCAACGATGCCCGCAGCAAGGATCTGCGCGAACAGATGAAGCGGGGCGAGCATGACGTGATCCTGACCACGGAATTCGAGGCGCCGCCGGGGGCGATCCACCTGGCCAAGGTCGATCTGGCGTGGTTCGGTGCGATCGGAGGGCAGGCTTGGACGCAGCGGCCGCTGCCGATCGCGAACTCGCCGCATTGCGCCTATTACTCGATCGGGATGGCGGCGCTGGATCGCGCCGGGATCGAATGGGCGCAGGGCGTGGCCGAAGGCGGCAGCGACACATGGAAGGTCAGCGCGGCGGCGGATCTGGGGATCACCATCCTGCCGCGCGGTATTTCGCAATCGGGTCTGGCGCCGGTCGATCATGGCGGCGCGCTGCCGCCTTTGCCGCCGACCTGGCTGAACGTCTATGTCGCAGATGGTCCCGCCCGGCGCGAGGCGGCCGATTTTGCTGGCTATCTGCGACGTGCGGTATGCGAGGTGGCGGCGGCGGCCTGA
- the edd gene encoding phosphogluconate dehydratase codes for MSLHATIDRVTDRIRERSAKSRSAYLAKIARAAEEGPRRAHLSCGNQAHAYAAMPDKQDMATTHKPNIGIVTAYNDMLSAHQPYERFPDLIRQAGHAAGATVQVAGGVPAMCDGVTQGRPGMELSLFSRDVIALATGVALSHDCFDAALYLGVCDKIVPGLVIAAATFGHIPAVFIPAGPMPSGLPNDEKSKVRQQFATGEVGRDALMAAEMASYHSPGTCTFYGTANSNQMLMEFMGLHLPGSSFVNPNTPLRDALTVAGVERAAGITRLGNDYLPAGEVLDERAFVNGIAGLMATGGSTNLVLHLPAIARAAGVLLDIEDFHDISESVPLMARVYPNGLADVNHFHAAGGLGYMIGRLLDAGLLHPDVKTINGTGLDGYTAEPKLDGTRIRWEKGARESLNDRILRPATDPFAQTGGLKQLQGNLGRGVIKVSAVAPERHIIEAKARVFSDQEQVKTAFKANEFTEDTIVVVRFQGPRANGMPELHSLTPTLAVLQDRGLRVALLTDGRMSGASGKVPAAIHVSPEASVGGPLARLRDGDLIRLDAITGQIDCLAPDFESRQPATFDPATSSEGMGRELFAAFRAVAGPATEGAGVVV; via the coding sequence ATGTCCCTTCACGCCACGATCGACCGCGTCACCGACAGGATCCGCGAGCGTTCGGCGAAATCCCGCAGCGCCTATCTCGCCAAGATCGCAAGGGCCGCCGAGGAAGGCCCGCGCCGCGCCCATCTGTCCTGCGGCAATCAGGCCCATGCCTATGCCGCCATGCCCGACAAGCAGGACATGGCCACCACCCACAAACCCAATATCGGCATCGTCACCGCCTATAACGACATGCTTTCGGCGCATCAGCCCTATGAGCGCTTCCCCGACCTGATCCGGCAGGCGGGTCATGCAGCGGGCGCGACGGTGCAGGTCGCGGGCGGCGTGCCTGCCATGTGCGACGGCGTTACGCAGGGCCGTCCGGGGATGGAACTGTCGCTGTTTTCCCGCGACGTGATCGCGCTGGCAACCGGGGTTGCGCTCTCGCATGACTGTTTCGACGCGGCGCTCTATCTGGGCGTTTGCGACAAGATCGTGCCGGGGCTGGTCATCGCGGCGGCGACCTTCGGCCATATCCCCGCCGTCTTCATCCCGGCAGGGCCCATGCCCTCGGGCCTGCCCAATGACGAGAAATCAAAGGTCCGCCAGCAATTCGCCACCGGAGAGGTCGGCCGCGATGCGCTGATGGCGGCCGAGATGGCCTCCTATCACAGCCCCGGCACCTGCACCTTCTACGGCACCGCGAACAGCAACCAGATGCTGATGGAGTTCATGGGCCTGCACCTGCCCGGCTCCAGCTTCGTCAACCCGAACACGCCCTTGCGCGACGCACTGACGGTGGCCGGGGTCGAACGCGCCGCCGGCATCACCCGGCTGGGCAATGATTATCTGCCCGCGGGCGAGGTGCTGGACGAACGCGCCTTCGTCAACGGCATTGCCGGGCTGATGGCGACGGGCGGCTCGACCAATCTGGTGCTGCATCTGCCCGCCATTGCCCGCGCGGCGGGCGTCCTGCTGGATATCGAGGATTTCCACGACATCTCGGAATCGGTGCCACTGATGGCGCGGGTCTATCCCAACGGTCTGGCCGATGTGAACCATTTTCACGCCGCAGGCGGGCTTGGCTACATGATCGGCCGGTTGCTCGATGCCGGGCTGCTGCATCCCGACGTGAAAACCATCAACGGCACCGGACTGGACGGCTATACCGCCGAGCCGAAACTCGACGGCACCCGCATCCGCTGGGAAAAGGGCGCCCGCGAATCCCTGAACGACCGGATCCTGCGCCCCGCCACCGACCCCTTCGCGCAGACCGGCGGGCTGAAGCAGCTTCAGGGCAATCTGGGCCGGGGCGTCATCAAGGTCAGCGCCGTCGCCCCCGAACGCCATATCATCGAGGCGAAGGCCCGCGTCTTCAGCGACCAGGAACAGGTCAAGACCGCCTTCAAGGCAAACGAATTCACCGAGGACACCATCGTCGTCGTCCGCTTCCAGGGGCCGCGCGCCAACGGCATGCCGGAACTGCATTCGCTGACCCCGACGCTGGCGGTGTTGCAGGATCGCGGCCTCAGGGTCGCCCTGCTGACCGATGGCCGCATGTCGGGCGCCTCGGGCAAGGTCCCCGCCGCCATCCATGTCTCGCCCGAGGCTTCGGTCGGTGGCCCGCTGGCCCGGCTGCGCGACGGCGACCTGATCCGCCTCGACGCGATCACCGGCCAGATCGACTGCCTCGCCCCGGATTTTGAGAGCCGCCAGCCCGCCACGTTCGATCCCGCCACAAGCAGCGAAGGCATGGGTCGCGAACTCTTCGCCGCCTTCCGCGCCGTCGCCGGCCCCGCCACCGAAGGCGCAGGCGTCGTCGTCTGA